Proteins encoded in a region of the Moritella marina ATCC 15381 genome:
- the fliG gene encoding flagellar motor switch protein FliG, translated as MPNSNKQVATVEKFDATTLTGIERSAILMLSLNEDDAATIFRQLEPKQVQRLGMAMASMKDFSQIKVAGVHRAFIDDIQKFTNIGVGSEDFVRNALTAALGADKAGNLVDQIIMGSGAKGLDSLKWMDARQVANIIHNEHPQIQTIVLSYLEPEQSAEILSQFQDKVRIDLMMRIANLEEVQPAALHELNEIMEKQFAGQSGAQAAKMGGLKAAANIMNYLDTNIEGQLMDAIRESDEEISQQIQDLMFVFENLIDVDDRGIQALLREVSQEQLQKALKGADDQLKDKIFKNMSKRQVEILEDDLEAMGPIRVSEVESAQKEILSIARRLADSGEIMLGGGGGDDFL; from the coding sequence ATGCCTAATTCGAATAAACAAGTAGCAACGGTCGAGAAGTTTGATGCGACCACCTTAACGGGCATTGAGCGTTCAGCGATCTTAATGTTGAGCTTGAATGAAGATGATGCGGCGACTATCTTTCGTCAGTTAGAGCCAAAACAAGTACAACGCTTGGGTATGGCGATGGCATCGATGAAAGATTTTTCTCAAATTAAAGTGGCGGGCGTACATCGTGCGTTCATTGATGATATCCAAAAATTCACCAATATTGGTGTGGGCAGCGAAGACTTTGTACGTAATGCCTTAACGGCTGCGTTAGGCGCTGATAAAGCGGGTAACTTGGTTGACCAAATCATCATGGGTAGTGGTGCGAAAGGGCTTGATTCATTGAAATGGATGGATGCACGTCAGGTTGCTAATATCATTCATAATGAACATCCACAGATCCAAACGATTGTATTGTCGTATTTAGAGCCTGAACAGTCAGCTGAGATCTTATCGCAGTTCCAAGACAAGGTGCGTATCGACTTAATGATGCGTATTGCTAACCTAGAAGAAGTACAACCAGCGGCATTGCATGAATTAAATGAGATCATGGAGAAACAGTTTGCTGGTCAATCTGGTGCGCAAGCCGCGAAAATGGGTGGCTTGAAAGCGGCTGCCAATATTATGAATTACCTTGATACTAATATTGAAGGTCAGTTGATGGATGCTATTCGTGAGTCAGACGAAGAGATCAGCCAGCAGATCCAAGACCTTATGTTTGTATTCGAAAACCTTATCGATGTTGATGACCGTGGTATTCAAGCCTTACTACGAGAAGTGTCACAAGAACAATTACAAAAAGCACTGAAAGGTGCAGATGATCAACTGAAAGATAAGATCTTCAAAAATATGTCGAAACGTCAAGTTGAAATACTTGAAGACGATCTTGAAGCGATGGGGCCTATCCGCGTCAGTGAAGTTGAATCGGCTCAGAAAGAGATCTTGTCTATTGCGCGTCGCTTAGCTGACAGTGGTGAAATAATGCTGGGTGGAGGCGGTGGTGATGACTTCTTGTAA
- the fliH gene encoding flagellar assembly protein FliH: MTESLKHNMPSFDGTDEHQIEDWYLPEFGNTQAAALNTNALGMKHDWYEGKQSHAPVEEIEPQPMTAEELDEIRQAAYEDGFAEGKAQGYQDGLASGTAEGLSQGETAGLAQGLAQGLAQGQHQIIEKAAAWEQLQTQMHTPLAAVNNEVENELIRVATGLAEELIKTEVSFNHDVLLQTLKLALAALPVLEQKITITLHPDDLAVINEYYAAEECEKRGWVLISEPMMKQGDLVINNEVSSVELLMEQRIKQMMRQFLVANKPGV, encoded by the coding sequence ATGACTGAAAGCTTAAAACACAATATGCCCTCTTTTGATGGTACTGATGAACACCAAATCGAAGATTGGTATTTACCGGAATTTGGCAATACCCAAGCGGCAGCGCTTAATACCAATGCACTGGGCATGAAGCATGATTGGTATGAAGGTAAACAAAGCCACGCACCTGTAGAGGAAATTGAACCTCAACCGATGACAGCTGAGGAGCTTGATGAAATACGTCAAGCGGCTTACGAAGATGGTTTTGCGGAAGGGAAAGCACAAGGTTATCAAGATGGATTAGCGAGTGGGACAGCTGAAGGGCTTAGTCAAGGCGAAACAGCAGGGCTTGCACAAGGTTTGGCACAAGGATTGGCACAAGGTCAGCACCAAATAATAGAGAAAGCCGCAGCGTGGGAGCAACTACAAACGCAAATGCATACGCCTTTAGCTGCTGTTAATAACGAAGTTGAAAATGAACTAATCCGTGTGGCGACGGGGTTAGCCGAAGAGCTGATTAAGACCGAAGTGAGCTTTAATCATGATGTATTGTTACAAACATTAAAACTTGCATTGGCTGCGCTACCTGTACTTGAACAAAAAATTACTATCACATTACACCCAGATGATTTAGCCGTAATTAATGAATATTACGCCGCGGAAGAATGCGAAAAACGTGGCTGGGTATTAATCTCTGAACCGATGATGAAGCAGGGCGATTTGGTTATTAATAACGAAGTCTCGTCGGTAGAACTATTAATGGAACAGCGTATCAAGCAGATGATGCGTCAATTCCTTGTTGCCAATAAACCGGGCGTATAA
- the fliI gene encoding flagellar protein export ATPase FliI, with the protein MTELLSRLQQLKTKSLANKPTVAGKLTRVVGLTLEAVGCRAAIGSLCSVETDNGLMDAEVVGFDGDKLFLMPSEQVTGIIPGAKVTPLNETQGIPVGMALLGRVLDGVGKPIDGKGEIITGESTSFTAKRINPLARKQISQPLDVGVKAINAMLTVGQGQRMGLFAGSGVGKSVLLGMMTRGSTADVVVVGLIGERGREVKEFIEEILGEEGRARSVVVAAPADASPLMRLKGCETALAIAEYFRDQGLNVLLLMDSLTRFAQAQREIALAVGEPPATKGYPPSVFAKLPQLVERAGNGSDEQGSITAFFTVLTEGDDLQDPIADASRAILDGHIVLSRDLTDAGHYPAIDIEKSISRVMPMVTTDFHQAAARGFKQAYSLYQQNKDLVAIGAYSQGADAKIDRAIRLKPAMDQFLQQGMKEVIPFSQCEEMLTAIAPHLGVALP; encoded by the coding sequence ATGACCGAACTTCTTAGTCGATTACAACAATTAAAAACAAAGTCATTGGCGAACAAGCCCACTGTGGCAGGCAAGTTAACTCGTGTTGTTGGCTTAACGCTCGAAGCTGTTGGTTGCCGCGCTGCTATAGGTAGTTTGTGTTCAGTTGAAACAGATAATGGGTTGATGGATGCCGAGGTTGTTGGTTTTGATGGTGATAAGTTATTTCTAATGCCCAGCGAGCAAGTCACTGGTATTATTCCTGGTGCAAAAGTGACTCCCCTCAATGAAACTCAAGGTATTCCGGTCGGTATGGCATTACTTGGGCGAGTATTAGATGGTGTGGGTAAACCGATTGATGGTAAAGGCGAGATCATTACCGGAGAAAGCACCTCTTTTACTGCTAAACGTATTAATCCATTGGCACGTAAACAAATCTCGCAACCGCTTGATGTCGGTGTTAAAGCTATTAACGCTATGCTAACCGTTGGTCAAGGCCAACGTATGGGGCTTTTTGCGGGTTCAGGTGTCGGTAAAAGTGTACTGTTAGGTATGATGACACGCGGCTCTACCGCTGATGTGGTTGTGGTTGGGTTGATTGGTGAACGTGGCCGAGAAGTTAAAGAATTTATTGAAGAGATCTTGGGTGAAGAAGGGCGCGCGCGTTCAGTGGTTGTTGCAGCCCCTGCGGATGCCTCACCTTTAATGCGTCTAAAAGGCTGTGAAACGGCATTAGCTATTGCAGAATACTTCCGTGACCAAGGTTTAAATGTTTTATTGTTAATGGATTCGTTGACGCGTTTTGCTCAAGCGCAGCGTGAAATTGCTTTAGCCGTCGGCGAGCCACCGGCAACCAAAGGTTATCCGCCCTCGGTATTTGCAAAATTACCGCAGCTGGTGGAGCGTGCTGGTAACGGCAGTGATGAACAAGGTTCCATTACCGCTTTCTTTACCGTACTGACGGAAGGTGATGATTTACAAGATCCGATTGCTGATGCATCACGCGCCATTCTTGATGGCCATATCGTATTATCTCGAGACTTAACCGATGCGGGACATTACCCTGCCATTGATATTGAGAAATCGATTAGCCGTGTGATGCCGATGGTCACGACGGACTTCCACCAAGCTGCTGCACGTGGTTTTAAGCAGGCCTACTCGTTATATCAACAAAATAAAGATCTTGTGGCGATTGGCGCTTATAGCCAAGGGGCTGACGCTAAAATTGATCGTGCTATTCGTTTAAAACCAGCCATGGATCAATTCTTACAACAGGGCATGAAGGAAGTGATTCCATTTTCACAGTGTGAAGAAATGCTGACCGCAATCGCCCCACATTTAGGTGTGGCGCTACCATAA
- the fliJ gene encoding flagellar export protein FliJ encodes MSNTALERVYQQLEEQEKNASRVYAMIKQDAVRYQTQMQQLSDYRKQYLQKFTDKGAEGISGDSYAHYHNFMKKLELAEFEQKQALDNIQQTVNNKHWDWMEIRKKRDALGLLLDKRKTAAQLVEHRREQKDLDEFSNFQYFKRKNNR; translated from the coding sequence ATGTCTAATACCGCATTAGAGCGTGTTTATCAGCAGCTTGAAGAACAAGAAAAGAATGCCTCAAGAGTCTATGCAATGATTAAGCAAGATGCTGTGCGTTACCAAACTCAAATGCAGCAGCTAAGTGATTATCGTAAACAATACCTGCAGAAGTTTACTGACAAAGGTGCCGAGGGTATTTCCGGCGATAGCTACGCGCATTATCATAACTTCATGAAAAAACTAGAACTCGCAGAGTTTGAGCAAAAGCAGGCATTGGATAATATTCAACAAACAGTCAATAACAAACATTGGGATTGGATGGAGATCCGTAAAAAACGTGATGCGCTTGGGTTATTATTGGATAAACGTAAAACCGCCGCGCAACTTGTCGAACATCGCCGTGAGCAAAAAGATCTGGATGAGTTTTCTAACTTCCAATATTTCAAACGTAAAAATAATCGTTAA
- a CDS encoding flagellar hook-length control protein FliK produces the protein MTFSLQKSATIDGQAANNKSSTLNVKGDAAADIAGDTESNTAESSFSKLFSLFSSDKQSTVDKSTVDKSTIDNSDLAQNSLDSSKNQISEIVALGSVESTEEGMSAGLMVDAGLIADDEPSVMNATDSALKSESNDDFLARLGQSSMLLQDSAASSPGQGVKNGNELPAADKGANIASIETNIAGLSVPDLAELEIAELDSAATTTIATTDPMTMLTASTLAGMPTGASLTNNNATASKADSLVTDDGSPNGLLDSSGKASLTAAQGEVGGAKNTPFGQANAMAAGISSVTTESSNAATPTLEQQNTAATDAIEQLDFAQIMESARKPEPLEQAARTAVKHPVLTDAEQQVLDKRVHLNNNLASSELNEKIAIMAGKELQTATIRLDPAELGSMNIKLVVQNDQINVTIQAQNHQSRDLLEQQMPRLREMLQQQGITLGDTQVQPDSGQQQSGFQQSRQENGQKNSNNETNYAIESQSEAPVATQYWQDSAKGVDFYA, from the coding sequence ATGACTTTCTCTCTACAAAAATCAGCGACGATAGACGGGCAGGCGGCGAATAACAAATCGTCTACGCTCAATGTCAAAGGCGATGCTGCTGCCGATATAGCGGGTGATACAGAGTCAAATACAGCTGAAAGTAGCTTTTCTAAATTATTCTCGCTGTTTAGCAGTGACAAGCAAAGTACTGTAGATAAAAGTACTGTAGATAAAAGTACTATTGATAACAGCGACCTTGCCCAGAATAGTCTTGATAGCAGTAAAAACCAGATATCCGAGATTGTTGCTCTAGGTTCAGTCGAGAGTACAGAGGAAGGCATGAGTGCTGGGTTAATGGTGGATGCTGGCTTGATAGCAGACGATGAACCAAGTGTCATGAATGCAACGGATAGTGCTTTAAAAAGTGAAAGTAATGATGACTTCCTCGCGCGTCTGGGTCAGTCATCTATGTTGTTGCAAGATAGTGCGGCCAGTTCTCCAGGGCAAGGAGTGAAGAACGGTAATGAATTGCCTGCAGCTGATAAGGGGGCGAATATTGCCTCCATCGAAACTAACATAGCTGGTTTATCTGTGCCTGATCTAGCTGAGCTAGAGATTGCGGAATTAGATAGTGCAGCGACTACGACTATCGCTACGACAGATCCTATGACGATGTTGACAGCCTCAACGTTAGCTGGCATGCCGACGGGGGCTAGCTTAACGAACAATAATGCTACCGCTTCAAAAGCTGATTCATTGGTGACAGACGACGGTTCGCCTAATGGTTTATTAGATAGTTCAGGCAAAGCTAGCCTTACTGCTGCGCAGGGCGAAGTTGGTGGCGCAAAGAATACGCCGTTTGGTCAGGCTAATGCGATGGCCGCTGGAATTAGCAGTGTCACCACAGAGAGCAGCAACGCCGCAACCCCCACACTAGAACAACAGAATACAGCAGCAACAGACGCTATTGAACAACTTGATTTTGCCCAAATTATGGAGTCAGCTCGTAAACCAGAGCCGTTAGAACAAGCCGCTAGAACCGCTGTAAAACACCCCGTATTGACAGATGCAGAGCAACAAGTACTCGACAAGCGCGTTCATCTAAATAACAACCTTGCGAGTTCTGAATTAAATGAAAAAATTGCCATCATGGCCGGTAAAGAATTGCAAACGGCGACAATTCGTTTAGACCCAGCTGAATTGGGGAGTATGAATATCAAATTGGTTGTGCAAAATGATCAGATAAATGTGACAATTCAAGCGCAGAATCATCAAAGTCGAGATCTACTTGAACAACAAATGCCGCGGTTAAGAGAAATGCTGCAACAACAAGGCATAACACTGGGTGATACACAGGTGCAACCCGACAGTGGCCAGCAGCAATCTGGTTTTCAGCAATCAAGACAAGAAAACGGACAAAAAAATAGCAATAACGAAACGAATTACGCGATAGAATCACAGAGTGAAGCCCCTGTGGCGACTCAGTATTGGCAAGACTCGGCGAAAGGCGTAGACTTTTACGCCTAA
- the fliL gene encoding flagellar basal body-associated protein FliL → MADDKDLKIEDRGKGNKKIIIIAVILVLALAGGAAAFFLLSDDSTVADSAEVVTKTVDKSANQTAYYVAMPRPFVFNIIGLKRERLVQIKVQLMVRGSDNQDLAKANIPLVESTLLQVFSATTEQQLATYEGKELLRTDSLTNVNEILTKYTGVAAIEKILFSGFVMQ, encoded by the coding sequence ATGGCCGACGATAAAGATTTGAAAATAGAAGATAGAGGTAAAGGTAATAAGAAAATTATTATTATCGCGGTTATTTTAGTGCTAGCGCTTGCGGGTGGTGCGGCTGCATTTTTCTTGTTAAGCGACGACAGCACTGTAGCTGATAGTGCGGAAGTGGTGACGAAAACAGTCGATAAATCAGCTAATCAGACAGCTTATTATGTAGCGATGCCGCGTCCTTTTGTATTTAATATTATTGGCTTGAAGCGTGAACGTTTGGTGCAAATAAAAGTACAGCTAATGGTACGAGGCTCTGATAACCAAGATCTAGCAAAAGCCAATATCCCTTTGGTTGAAAGTACATTGCTGCAAGTATTCAGTGCGACCACAGAGCAGCAATTAGCGACCTATGAAGGTAAAGAATTATTACGTACAGATTCGTTAACGAATGTGAATGAAATTTTGACAAAATATACCGGAGTTGCAGCGATTGAAAAAATCCTGTTTTCTGGTTTTGTAATGCAGTAG
- the fliM gene encoding flagellar motor switch protein FliM — protein MSDLLSQDEIDALLHGVDDVEEDEFDTVEDSGSIVDFDFSSQDRIVRGRMPTLELVNERFARHMRISLFNMMRRTAEVSINGVQMLKFGEYVHTLFVPTSLNMVRFRPLKGTALVTMEARLVFILVENFFGGDGRYHAKIEGREFTPTERRIIQMLLKIVFEDYHEAWAPVMDSEFEYLDSEVNPAMANIVSPTEVVVVSSFHIELDGGGGDFHITMPYSMLEPIRELLDAGVQSDKEDTDERWSSALQEEILDVPVGLSTRLLETELTLGQIMELKAGDIIPVDMPEELTVFIEDLPSYKAKLGRNKDNVAVKISKKLKVSNLAKSDIDHVTLRGGLLTLDDENDDK, from the coding sequence GTGAGTGATTTATTAAGCCAAGACGAGATTGATGCGCTATTACATGGTGTCGATGATGTTGAAGAAGATGAGTTTGACACCGTCGAAGACAGTGGCAGTATTGTTGATTTTGATTTCTCATCGCAAGATCGCATTGTACGTGGTCGTATGCCAACGTTGGAGTTGGTTAATGAGCGTTTCGCTCGTCACATGCGGATCAGCCTCTTTAATATGATGCGTCGTACTGCGGAAGTCTCTATTAATGGTGTGCAAATGCTCAAGTTCGGCGAGTACGTACATACATTATTTGTACCGACAAGTTTGAACATGGTACGTTTTAGACCCTTAAAAGGCACGGCGTTAGTCACCATGGAAGCACGCTTAGTGTTTATTTTGGTTGAGAATTTCTTTGGTGGTGATGGTCGTTATCATGCCAAAATTGAAGGCCGAGAGTTTACTCCTACCGAACGCCGTATTATTCAGATGTTATTAAAAATAGTATTTGAAGATTATCACGAGGCATGGGCACCAGTCATGGATTCAGAATTTGAATACCTGGATTCGGAAGTAAACCCTGCGATGGCTAATATTGTGAGCCCAACTGAAGTGGTTGTGGTGAGTTCATTCCATATCGAGCTTGATGGTGGTGGTGGTGATTTTCATATTACGATGCCGTATTCGATGTTAGAGCCAATTCGTGAATTACTCGACGCGGGTGTACAAAGTGATAAAGAAGATACCGATGAACGTTGGAGTTCCGCACTGCAAGAAGAGATCTTAGATGTACCAGTAGGACTTAGCACGCGGTTACTTGAAACTGAGTTAACACTTGGGCAAATCATGGAACTAAAAGCAGGCGATATTATTCCTGTTGATATGCCTGAAGAACTCACTGTATTTATTGAAGACTTACCAAGTTATAAAGCCAAACTTGGTCGTAATAAAGATAATGTTGCGGTTAAAATAAGTAAAAAATTAAAAGTAAGCAACTTAGCGAAATCAGATATCGATCATGTGACATTACGTGGTGGATTATTAACCTTAGACGATGAAAATGACGATAAATAG
- the fliN gene encoding flagellar motor switch protein FliN, which translates to MSTDQDQMANDWAAAMAEQSHVEATELEDFNNDDNAFSAEHQQKLDSILDIPVVISMEVGRSKISIRNLLQLNQGSVVELDRIAGEPLDVMVNGTLIAHGEVVVVNDKFGIRLTDVISQTERIKKLK; encoded by the coding sequence ATGAGTACAGACCAAGATCAAATGGCTAATGACTGGGCGGCTGCAATGGCAGAGCAAAGCCATGTTGAAGCGACTGAATTAGAAGATTTTAACAATGATGACAATGCATTTTCAGCTGAACATCAACAAAAACTAGATAGCATTCTTGATATTCCCGTTGTGATCTCGATGGAAGTTGGTCGTAGTAAAATTAGTATTCGTAATTTATTACAGCTAAACCAAGGCTCGGTTGTTGAGCTTGATCGTATTGCCGGTGAGCCGCTTGATGTGATGGTTAATGGTACGCTTATCGCTCACGGTGAAGTGGTTGTTGTTAATGATAAATTTGGTATTCGTTTAACTGACGTTATCAGCCAAACTGAACGCATTAAGAAACTTAAATAA
- the fliO gene encoding flagellar biosynthetic protein FliO, translating to MNDLDMLQWLLSLLVVLAVILMLAWIAKKSRVFGSNHQQLQVVATLPLGPKERIMVIKVGDEQVLVGVTGQQISLLKALPQPLENNQPELNPFATKLAQMMKQHNEK from the coding sequence ATGAATGATCTGGATATGCTGCAATGGCTATTATCATTGCTGGTAGTTCTTGCGGTTATCTTGATGTTAGCTTGGATTGCCAAAAAATCGCGTGTCTTTGGGAGTAACCATCAACAATTACAAGTTGTTGCTACCTTACCTCTCGGGCCAAAAGAACGTATTATGGTGATAAAAGTAGGTGACGAACAGGTGCTTGTCGGCGTCACTGGACAGCAAATTAGTTTGCTTAAAGCATTACCGCAGCCGCTGGAAAATAATCAGCCAGAGCTCAACCCGTTTGCTACTAAATTAGCCCAAATGATGAAACAGCATAATGAAAAGTAA
- the fliP gene encoding flagellar type III secretion system pore protein FliP (The bacterial flagellar biogenesis protein FliP forms a type III secretion system (T3SS)-type pore required for flagellar assembly.) produces MKSKFTILVALLLVLFTSAAWADNSVMSAVKLITNDDGSQEYSVSLQILAMMTALSFIPAALIMMTSFTRIIIVLSILRQALGLQQSPSNQVLVGITLFLSFFIMSPVFERINDNAVQPYLNEELTSMQAFEQAKLPMQQFMLAQTRVTDIDTFMRIAKVEANSPEEVPFRVLIPAFVTSELKTAFQIGFMVFVPFLIIDLVVASILMAMGMMMLSPMIVSLPFKLMLFVLVDGWSLIMGTLAGSFGL; encoded by the coding sequence ATGAAAAGTAAGTTTACGATCTTAGTCGCTTTACTATTGGTATTATTTACCTCGGCAGCCTGGGCTGATAATTCGGTGATGTCGGCGGTAAAACTGATTACCAACGATGATGGTTCGCAAGAATACTCGGTGTCATTGCAAATTTTAGCCATGATGACCGCGCTTAGTTTTATCCCCGCAGCATTGATTATGATGACCTCGTTTACCCGTATCATCATTGTACTGTCTATTTTACGTCAAGCGCTGGGTCTGCAACAAAGCCCGTCTAACCAAGTATTAGTGGGCATTACCTTATTCCTGTCTTTCTTCATCATGTCGCCAGTATTTGAACGTATTAATGATAATGCTGTGCAGCCTTATTTAAATGAAGAATTGACGTCGATGCAAGCTTTTGAGCAAGCAAAGCTGCCGATGCAACAATTTATGTTAGCGCAGACCCGAGTGACCGACATTGATACCTTTATGCGTATTGCCAAGGTTGAAGCTAATTCACCTGAAGAGGTACCTTTTAGGGTCTTAATCCCGGCCTTTGTAACCAGTGAGTTAAAAACGGCATTTCAAATTGGCTTTATGGTTTTTGTACCATTTTTGATTATTGATTTAGTTGTTGCCAGTATTTTAATGGCTATGGGTATGATGATGCTATCGCCTATGATTGTGTCTTTACCCTTTAAGTTGATGCTGTTTGTGCTTGTCGATGGTTGGAGCCTGATTATGGGCACACTTGCGGGTAGCTTTGGTTTATGA
- the fliQ gene encoding flagellar biosynthesis protein FliQ — MAPEVFVDIFRQALWTVLLLVCAVVVPGLLVGLVVSVFQAATSINEQTLSFLPRLIATLLALIYGAHWGFGRLMEFFTNMMLQVPQVIG, encoded by the coding sequence ATGGCACCTGAAGTCTTTGTAGATATATTTAGACAAGCATTATGGACGGTATTACTGTTGGTATGTGCCGTTGTTGTACCTGGCCTATTGGTTGGTTTAGTTGTCTCTGTATTTCAGGCTGCAACATCGATTAATGAACAAACGCTGAGTTTCTTACCACGTTTAATTGCGACGTTATTAGCGCTTATTTATGGTGCGCATTGGGGTTTTGGCCGATTAATGGAATTTTTCACTAATATGATGCTACAAGTACCACAAGTTATAGGGTAA
- the fliR gene encoding flagellar biosynthetic protein FliR yields the protein MEILSADIMTFLASYIWPFARLSGMVMVMIVSGAKTTPTMIRLFYCLALTAMVAPVLPPMPNVDLFSLSSFMIILQQSLIGIAVGFVTVMLIQTFVVAGQIIAMQTSLGFASMADPASGQTSPVIGQIYILLGTLVYLSVNGHLFMIETVVKSFDTLPVSASGLVAIQYYEIAGWMSVMMAAALSMSLSAVVAMLVINFSFGVMTKAAPQLNVFSLGFAVGMVAGLFIIYLSLKSFMFHFDAQWQRAAELICSLLNNACAY from the coding sequence GTGGAAATTTTATCGGCTGACATTATGACATTCTTGGCCAGTTATATTTGGCCGTTTGCCCGACTCTCGGGCATGGTGATGGTGATGATCGTCAGTGGCGCTAAAACCACTCCGACTATGATCAGGTTGTTCTATTGCCTGGCACTCACCGCGATGGTTGCCCCTGTATTACCGCCGATGCCGAATGTGGATTTATTTTCTCTAAGCAGTTTTATGATTATCCTGCAGCAAAGTTTGATTGGTATCGCTGTTGGGTTTGTGACGGTGATGTTGATTCAAACCTTTGTTGTCGCTGGTCAAATCATTGCGATGCAAACCAGTTTAGGTTTTGCTTCTATGGCAGACCCCGCTTCGGGACAGACTTCCCCTGTAATTGGCCAGATTTATATTCTCTTAGGTACCTTAGTTTACTTATCGGTTAATGGTCATTTGTTTATGATTGAAACCGTGGTTAAATCGTTTGATACCCTCCCGGTTTCAGCATCTGGTTTAGTGGCAATACAATATTATGAAATCGCAGGTTGGATGTCAGTGATGATGGCAGCTGCGTTGAGTATGTCGTTATCGGCGGTTGTTGCGATGTTAGTGATTAACTTTTCATTTGGTGTGATGACCAAAGCGGCACCACAGCTAAACGTATTCAGTTTAGGTTTTGCGGTGGGGATGGTCGCGGGTTTATTCATTATTTATTTATCGTTAAAGAGTTTTATGTTTCATTTTGATGCGCAATGGCAAAGAGCCGCTGAATTGATTTGTTCATTGCTCAATAATGCGTGCGCGTATTAG
- the flhB gene encoding flagellar biosynthesis protein FlhB — MAEKDGQEQTEDATEKKLTQAREKGQVVRSKELATTLVLTATGAAFLAFGDALARALVTNMTSLFQLTREEVFNPEVLIEIVQVSMKPLFWPLFGIMVIGFFAGIIGNIMMGGMVFSGESIRPKASKMSPKAGLKRMMGPQAMVELIKSIAKVAVVVTIALMVLKNEFLQIMEFSLQPLHISIIESLSFLTDVFIWLCASLIVIVAIDVPYQYWKHAKELRMTKQEVKDEMKDVNGNPQLKGKIRQMQMEVSQRRMMGNVPDADVIITNPTHYSVALKYEKSGSSAPKVIAKGVDHTAFRIREMAKAHEVPILESAALTRAIYHTTEIDDPIPEGLFIAVAQILAYVYQLEQFKQRKGNRPKPLPKSMDIPDDLKY, encoded by the coding sequence ATGGCTGAAAAAGACGGTCAAGAACAAACTGAAGACGCCACCGAGAAAAAGCTCACCCAAGCCAGAGAGAAAGGTCAGGTTGTTCGTTCGAAAGAACTCGCAACCACCTTAGTACTGACGGCGACAGGTGCTGCTTTTTTAGCTTTTGGCGATGCCTTAGCGCGTGCGCTTGTGACCAATATGACCAGTCTATTTCAACTTACCCGTGAAGAAGTGTTTAATCCGGAAGTATTGATTGAAATTGTACAAGTGAGTATGAAACCGTTATTTTGGCCTTTATTTGGCATTATGGTTATCGGTTTCTTTGCCGGTATTATCGGTAATATCATGATGGGGGGAATGGTATTTAGTGGAGAGTCGATTCGCCCTAAAGCCTCTAAAATGTCGCCGAAAGCGGGTCTTAAGCGAATGATGGGGCCGCAGGCCATGGTTGAATTGATTAAATCAATTGCCAAGGTTGCGGTCGTGGTCACCATTGCCTTGATGGTGTTAAAAAATGAATTCTTACAGATCATGGAGTTTAGCCTTCAGCCATTACATATCTCAATTATTGAATCATTAAGTTTCTTAACGGATGTTTTCATTTGGCTGTGTGCCTCTTTAATTGTCATTGTTGCGATCGACGTACCATATCAATATTGGAAACATGCCAAAGAACTGCGGATGACCAAGCAAGAAGTCAAAGATGAAATGAAAGATGTGAATGGTAATCCACAGTTAAAAGGCAAGATAAGACAAATGCAGATGGAGGTATCACAGCGTCGTATGATGGGGAATGTCCCCGATGCCGATGTGATCATCACCAACCCGACCCATTATTCTGTGGCATTAAAATATGAAAAATCAGGGAGTTCTGCGCCGAAAGTTATCGCTAAAGGTGTTGATCACACGGCATTCCGTATTCGAGAAATGGCTAAAGCGCATGAAGTGCCTATTTTAGAATCGGCGGCGTTAACGCGTGCCATTTATCATACGACTGAGATTGATGACCCCATCCCTGAAGGCTTGTTTATTGCCGTAGCTCAGATCCTGGCTTATGTTTACCAACTTGAACAATTTAAGCAGCGCAAAGGTAATCGACCAAAACCCTTGCCGAAATCGATGGATATTCCTGATGATTTGAAATATTAA